CATTCCGGGGATGAGTTATTTAGGGAAAAATCGGTGGGAAAAAAAGTGTCTTTGGTGgatatgtttattttgtttataagaTTTGATGcttttatgtatattatatttgttatttttatatgatttatcAATAAGAGGctttaaaataaagttttacAACTCCCCCCGATAGGAGGggctctctctatatatatttgtcaCAAAATTGAATAAGTTCTAGCAATATATCAAACTCCATGATAAAATAGTGGAAGCATTTGAGGTTCGAATTACTCCTCAATTTAAAGACTTAGAATTCAAGAAATTCAAGATCTGGCAAGTGGCAAGTATCTCTTATTCGAATTTACTCGTAAAAAGGCAATAACCGAAGACAACAACAGTttccataatatataaaaaaagacaattatTCAAGACAACAAATACAATCAATTAATTTACATGTATGTGATCGTAAATGATAgcgattttgtttttgtttacgatatcaaaaagtgcgattaaaaaataataattttaaaacgtataatttaaaattgcagttaaacatttagcatttaaaatttcaatttaccttttcaaaataatgcaattttaaaaattcatcatttgcgattttaaagcataattttttatatgttttcaaaCAAGCGACGCGctttatatgatatgatatggtTTAAAATTGCCCTCCCAAACACATTTATATATGTTTCCacaatattatttgtttatatatatgtttaaattaaattattcgACAATTTCATCCTTCTAAATACGAGGATTCCAGGCTAGCATGGTCTCCGTCCTACTACTATACACAAGCGTACACAACTGGAGGCGAAGCCACGTGTCCTTGATGCATACTCGATGACCAACACAGCAAAAGGTCAGCAGATCGACGGTGTCTCAAATCACTCCTTTAAATTTCACAATAGACCGCGCTTTACCTTATAACATCTACGTCCTATATATGGAGAACACTGTGACGGACTCGCACTTTCACTTTTTCGATCTAACCcgagaagaggaagagagagaaacagaaagaTGTCGGGTATGGGAGACGGGTACGTGGGCACGGCCCAGGACGGCGTGCGGATCCGAAAGCTCGAGAAGCAGAGAGAAGCCGAACGCCGCAAAATCCAGGAGCTCAAGGACAAGTCCGCCTCCGCCAAGGGCCAGCCGGGTCTCCTCCAGTTCGGCAAAAGCCGGGCCGAGGTCCGTACCCGAACGCTTATCTAATTTATAGGGTTTCCAATTGCTTTTTTGATAGCCTTGTGAAGCATAATCTATACGTGTGTTTTTATTCATTCGAGCCTTGTTTCAGATTCTCGAGCACGCGTTTAAGAAGGAAACTGTGGGTTTGGTTACAAGAGAAGAGTATGTTGAGAAGGTAATAAAGATTGATTGCTGTTCATTGTTGATGAATGTGTAATTTGCATAACGAAGGGTGTTATTGGGTGCTTATGATGCGTGCGTTGTTGTAGAGAATTAATATTCGGAACAAAatcgaagaagaagagaaggagaagctTCAGAAGCTACAGCAAGAGTGAGTTTGCATagtattttgtgaaatttagTGTCTTTTTTAAGTgaggtttttttgtttgtgttgttttatggTTAATTTTGTTGTTCCTTGTGCTATAGGGAGGAGGAACTTCAATTAAAGAAGCGTAAACAGAGGAAGATAAAGGGGAATTCGCGGTTATCGTTCGCAGATGATATCGAGAATGGTAGTGAAGAGGAGGATGGTGAAAATGGTAGGCATATATGGGTTGTCTTAAAACTCGAAGCTTTTTGGTTCTCCAGTTACTACAAATTGCTACCTATAGTTGTAATTTTTCACTCTATCCTTAATGCGTGCATGTTATGGTAATCAGGGTATTTGTAGATTTTAGGAGTTGTTATTATTATCACTTTTGATTTTGATGCTCGACTTTTAATTATCATTCTTGTGAAGTTGTGCTGTATTAGATGACTTAAAAAAGAgatgattttcttttccatgaTTTATTTGATGACCATGTTGAAGTTTAGATGCCGGTATTCCTTCTTTTGTAGAAGGTTTGGGTGCTGGTGTGCAAAAATTTCATTCCAAATCTTCCAAAAGGTGGTTTAGGTCGAGTATTTATACTTATCTTGCTGAGTTAGATGCGTAGGGGTAACATTTAGTTGAATTGATGCTCGGGTTAAGTATTATATAAGGcaaatttcaactaaatattgtTCGATGTGCTCTATTTCATGTATCCGATGACTACATTTGGATTTGCGTTCTGGGTGAGATCCGAACCAGGTGCTGATTTGTGTTGATAGCTTTATATTATGTATTTTACCTtctagtttaagtttttaaaatttgggtttGATTTAGGGGTCTAACAGCTATACAATTTGTTTGAAATATGGGTGCACAACCACTTCTGACTTGTTGCTACACCATGTATGTGTAGCAACAACCCTGTTTTTAATTGTTTGACGgatatgaatgtatattctaTTTGTCAATGTTGCACTCATAGGTTTCACGAGGAATGTACTTGATGAGTTGTTACTGTTGTTGGAATGGTGCCTTATGTGCAAAAAGCATGACAGAGTCTCTAGCCATCAAGATGGCTTAAATTCTGTTTacattgtttcattttttgagTAGTAATCTTATGACCGCTTGAGGCATGGTCCAATCTGAACCTGTATTTGGGCACTCAGCACTGCACTGTACTTTGTCGAAAATGGATTCATCGAATCTTGTTGGAGTGATATCTCTGGGAACGAAAAGAATCTTGAAatgctattcttttttttaaaaaatcttgaTTGCTGTTATGAGTTCTGTTTAATTTCTATTGAATTCAGATCCttggtttttttgtagtgttatttCTGAAAGATATTCTCATTTTTTCCCCTCCTAAGAACTGAAAGTTGGATGGATGTGGACCATTAGAAACTTCATTTCTGGCTCTCTTTCTTTCATATGTTAAAGTAAGACTTTTACTTGTACTTTTGCAGCTTCGCAATCAAAGAAGCTTCGGCATGGCAAATTTGGTAAAGATCCAACAGTGGAAACTAGCTTTCTGCCAGATAGGTACggcaactctctctctccctttctctctttctccctctctctctctggtctcGTGACTAACGTTTGATGTTAGAGGTGATGAGGAGACACTTTCAGTGAGAGGGAGGCGGAGGAACAAGCTGAGCGTGAAAGACTGCAGAGACAGTGGTTTCTTGAGCAGGAGCAGATTCGAAGTAATGCTGTGTTTTGACACTGGTATATTTTGTATGAAtgtgtgaaaacaatttttttactaAATCAGGCTTTTCGTGTGTTTCAGATGAGCCTCTTCAAATTACTTACAGCTACTGGGATGGTGCTGGCCATAGGCGGGCAATTCAGGTGAGTGGTGGTACCTGAAACCGCATATTATTGATACTGCTCGGAgttctctctttctcaaattTTAGGTGATTGATAtacttttctgtttctttttctttttctaatgttCTTGACCCTGGTCCCTTTTCTCATCATTCAGGTACGCAAGGGGGATGCAATAGGAGAGTTTCTTCGGGCAGTTCAGCAGCAACTTGCACCGGAGTTTCGAGAAATTCGTACAACCTCAGTGGAGAATTTGCTTTATGTGAAAGAGGATCTTATCATTCCCCATGTAAGATACTACTGAAAACATGTGTAGGTATGATTGTGATATTCAGCTGTTGAACACGTGCTAACTAATTCCGCTTCATTTGTTTTCATGATTATGGAATTGCAGCAGCATAGTTTTTATGAGCTAATCATTAACAAGGCTAGGGGCAAAAGTGGACCggtaattttcaattttacaaatttctttttatctttgtctttttctatttttctttggtttggggggggggggggggggggggggggggtgcaaAATATTGGaggtgaaaaagaaaagatcagTATTTAGCATTTCTTATGGTTGAGTATATCTTGGTATGATAAAATTGCTCGACTGTGCCTTTTTAGGGGTCTTCGACTGGTTTATTGAGCATTTTTTGGGTTGTCTGGTTTGGGAAGTAAAACCATTTTCTATTACCTAAGATATAAGGAAGATAATATTGAATTTATGCAGTATTTGGCTCATTAGTAAAAGTTTTTGCAATTATGATGGATGGCTTTCGCTCTAAATCTTTTCATGTTTCACTTCTGCTGAAACTGACTTCGTAAGTGCCACTTGAAGGGTATTGATTCATTTGTAGATGACCAAGAAATCAGGTCCTTTCAATAATATGAGTGGCtgtggttttctttttctttttctttctttttattttaaattctttaGTATTTAATTGAGGTGATTTATTAtcatatgttcttttttttacacAGCTTTTCCACTTTGACGTGCATGAAGATGTGCGAACCATTGCTGATGCAACGATAGAAAAGGATGAGGTGCATTCTCTTTCTACTTTAGCATTATTCATCACTTTGACTTTGTATAGAAAAGGTAACTTTGATGGTCCAAGAACTGAATATAACAGACGCTCAAACTAGCCTGAATTATGGCTTTCCATTCTGCTAATAATGTGGCTCATACTAATGGCGAATTTAAAACGCATGTTAAGCCCATTTTCTTATGACATAATTTGCTATGGTACAGTCAATTCTTGCCTTCtccttttttgaaaatgtaataTGAAAAACGGTATATGCATTTAATCCTGGCCCTTAACTGGAACCTACATTCTCTTCCTACTGTCAATACTCTCATTTTAGCTAGGTAAACTCTTGTATGCTTTTTGTGTACTTGAGTTGCACCtttcacttttaatgatatttcgattacttgtTAAAAAAGAAGTGAGAAATGGATTGTAGCCCAGATGGCATTTCCACCCCATTAGTCATATTCCACATACTCTCGCtctattttttagagagagaagctctccaCCCTTTTTTCAAAATCCTCTGCTTCCCCCCTCTTTCTCCTCCTTCTGTGGCTGATCCAGGGGAGGAGGGAAGAGCTTTTTCTCCTCCCCTCTtcccttcctcttctcttctttcctcacgtcttcttctctttccctcTGCCTCTCTGGGTTCTTAGGGTTTTTCTTATTATTGGGTGTAGTTCTCGGGGGTTGGGTCTTCTCCGGCTCGTTCCGGTCTTCCGTCGACGCCGTTTCCGTGGTTGGCCGCTGCGCTGTCGTGCGTGGGTTTTGGTTCTTTTACATCATAGGTTGTAGATCTATTGTGTTTGGGTCCTCCTACCAGTGCAAGTGCTTCACCGTCATGGTCCGGCTTTCCCCGTCGTTGGTGCTGCTGCGGGTGGACACCACGCACCGTCCCGGCTCGCATGGccgagggttttttttttttttttaaagtttgggagTTAGATCTACGGTGTTGGGGACCTCTTCGCCGCGCACGCGCCCCTCCGGCGGCTTTTCCTGCAGATTCCACGACGTCCGACAGTTTTTCCAGTTGGTTCAGCGCCGCGCTGGTGACTGTAGCGCCACGCGCCATTGActgtagttttttctttttctttgtatttttgggtTTGTATTTCTGTTGGGTTTGGGTGCTTTTGGGCAAATTTGGGTGAatgttggggttttttttttggttttttgggctTTGGGTTTCTTGTGGTTCTGGGTGTTGTGGGTGCTGCATGCGGGTTTTAGGGTTGGTCcttatgggtttgtttgggtttttctttttatgggttagctttggctgttcctgtgtatactcccaatgtacttaggggcgcaTTACgcttatatataaagtttttttacttatcaaaaaaaaaaaaacaatgtacATCGTGATGGGTGAGAGTTTGTGGGCTTTATCATATGATGTGCTAGTTAAATTACCAAGCccaataacaaaaaagaaaaaaaggactaCATAAGGTTTGATTATCTATTGCAAATATTTCCCATTATAAATGTATTAAATTTCTGGTATCTCTTTGTGTCAATTGACtttgatattgatttttttttcttgaattttcgTACAGTCTCATGCTGGGAAAGTTGTTGAGAGGCATTGGTACGAAAAGAACAAGCATATTTTCCCTGCTTCAAGATGGGAGGtaatctctctctgtctctgctCACTCATTTTAGATGGACCTATGTGCATGGCACCCCTGGTTATCAATCTAGATTGCCTATAGATACTACGGTCTTTCAGTTTGCATTCTAAATCAATTGTTTCAAAAATATCCGCTTGAATGCTTGTATCTATTGAGAAACATGAGAcatcttttttgataagtatattcAGCTTGGAGTTGTTAGCTTGTCTGATGTGACAGGCATATCTGCTATTTGTTTTTCATGATGCCTGCTAAGGATGTTTCCTAATTACTTCTCTTCATCCTTTGGTTTGGCAGATATATGACCCAACCAAAAAATGGGAGCGTTATACTATCCATGGGGACTGATTAATTGTAGCAGACATGACAGGATCGAGAATTTTGTGATACGCTTTTAAAGAGTGGAACCTTATTTCATCAGCAGTTGCTTCCGTATTGTTTTTTTAGATTGCCTTACCTAGTGAATAGGAAAATGGGAGTTGGACTTGCCTTTACTATATGGGAAATGTTTGTGATGGATCGTAGAGACGGATTTTAGTTATATTTCCACCATTAATCTTACCCCCCTCCTCCTCGCCTTATAAATGTGTGTTAAAGAGATATGTTTCTTCACACCACAATCATCACACTATGATGTGGTGGCATGACTAGTAGCCCTTTgaattagttcttttttttctgaatGTATTTGAAGAGGACAAATTATTCTTTCAAACTGGGTTAAGCTCCCACAAAAGGTCCGAAAATCTGCTCTAGATTCTGCTATGCAGTAGTCTCAATTACTTTTGTAAACCGTTTACAACACAAAAACACCTGCCCTAGAATTTGTTATTGAAGAtcgatttttggtttttgttgaaaaatgaaattcgGAGTAGTTTGTGATAAAGCTCTACTCGCGGCCACAATTCCATTCTATACTACTGTTGATTGTTGACTACAAGGAGATAAGGATTAGGAAGTGGTTGTCTCATTTGTCCCTCCCGAATTGTCAACAACTACCACCTGTTTCAATCTCAGCCGAAGTTCTACATTATGACTCCTTTAATCCGTTTGTTTTGAAGAAAaaccttctctcttttttctttcatattttttggtatttggtacGATCAAAAATattggtcaaaccgaaaatattttggTTAACCAGACAAACTTTATTTAAGCTACATAAAATAGTttctgaaaacattttacgtcgaaagaACTTAAGTTAAGAAGTTATTACAACCCAATTTATAGTAAATTTATGCTTGTGTGAGTAACAATTATTTGTCTCTGAGATGAGCAGCATGCTAGTTAAAATTGAT
The sequence above is drawn from the Alnus glutinosa chromosome 11, dhAlnGlut1.1, whole genome shotgun sequence genome and encodes:
- the LOC133882731 gene encoding protein XAP5 CIRCADIAN TIMEKEEPER, with product MSGMGDGYVGTAQDGVRIRKLEKQREAERRKIQELKDKSASAKGQPGLLQFGKSRAEILEHAFKKETVGLVTREEYVEKRINIRNKIEEEEKEKLQKLQQEEEELQLKKRKQRKIKGNSRLSFADDIENGSEEEDGENASQSKKLRHGKFGKDPTVETSFLPDSEREAEEQAERERLQRQWFLEQEQIRNEPLQITYSYWDGAGHRRAIQVRKGDAIGEFLRAVQQQLAPEFREIRTTSVENLLYVKEDLIIPHQHSFYELIINKARGKSGPLFHFDVHEDVRTIADATIEKDESHAGKVVERHWYEKNKHIFPASRWEIYDPTKKWERYTIHGD